Below is a window of Humulus lupulus chromosome 9, drHumLupu1.1, whole genome shotgun sequence DNA.
tgcaccatctatccctgctaccagggaaatctctggggaagcaggcacttcagccctctcttcttcttccaggTGAATGGCACACTGCGACATTAAAGTCCTCCTCAAGCATTCTgacagatagttgaagttagcctcccggttgtgcttccagaactcgtagaagcaaagatgagtggcttccttgtattTCTCCAAGTTCTTAGCTCCAGCTTCCTCAAGTTCTTTCACTCGTTTTCCGAGTTCCTCTGCCTCCTGCCTGTTTGCGATCAGATCAAGCTTGAGCTGTACAGCTTGTTGATAGTTGAGTGTGGagctttccctgaatttttccctGGCTTCGTTGGATTTCTTCAGGGCGTTCCAGGTTTGCAGCAGCTCCTCGGTCAAAGTagctttttgctcgagcagttcttCTTTCTGCTTAGACAGCTCTGTTTTCTCCACAAGCAACTCGCCATTCTATTTAGTAAGCTCGTTATTTTTAGCTTCGAGTGCTTTCTTAGCCTCGGCGAGCCTGGTATCAAAGTTCCTGCCCCGAGACACCAACACCCCAACatggcgccagccagcagttatgGTCAGTAGTCCCTGAAGTCAGATAGAAAAAGATAAGGTAAAGGCAGGGAATCGAAAATAAATGTTACATCATCAGGagttgacttacgctaactatctcgttcagtcCTCTATTGAGAACTTGATCAGCCTCCATAGAGGTAGTTTCAGTAATGCCGGCCTGACTGCGTTTATACTTGGAtagcttgtatattctctccctggcagaGCTGACCATAAgactgggcagggagccttcgggcagaGTGCGCAAGGTTTGGCTGCTAGGGGCCTTAGGAgacgcctgaggttgctgctcgggttccccTTCGGCGCGAGCACTCCCTGTCAAAGGCCCCCTCATCTCTGATTGGGGAGCCCGAAGGCTGGCCAatctaaggttagcctcagtaaccaGAGCCTTGACACACTTTTCAGCATCTGTCATGCcagctaagagtgctgccctcgacaccattcccggagttgggtttggtcgcagccacgggcctggaaTACATCAAGAGTTTAAGATCTTGCGGAGGAAAACACCAAGAGAAGAATTCAGCTAGTGATAAGAAATTTTTACCTCCACGAGCGATAGCCAAGTTGTCTGCGACCAGGTCAGGCGTAAGAAAGTACTCCTggtggtacctccccacgtttgagatgtgggtcgtgtcagtcaggaaagtgcgcccagtttcctgatgacacagatggaagaaccccgtgccttcttggttggggttagacttgaggtcgaataggtagttgacctcatgtggcgacggCACGGGCtattttttctggctatacaggatatagagtgcagcaaacattctatatctgtttggggtaatttggaagggggcaactccaaaatagttggccaccccctgaaagaatacatgaagaggcaaagtggctcctgcctcaatatgaaaccgcgaccaggcgctgtaggcaccTCCAGGAaaattagccctttggtctgggttaggtttgactagggtcacccctgtcagattgtatttgtttaagtagttggcgatcactctgatcgtcaccctactttcagaaACTACATGCCACTGGACGTCCGGCTGAGtagcgtgtcgagggcgggcatgcctTCGCACATTTGGATCAGGGGCattttcgtctcgaccactggtcgagggagcatcagcagtaggctgatgagaagtgttcgaagtttttctttttcgagctttggttttggtacgagccatattttgagtcaaAACTGGGGAAATGTTTAGGTTAAAgcgagaaaaaggaatatctgATATCAATGTCGAAGGTtgttcttcatcttcaagcagTTGAACTAAGAGATCGTCGTTGATGGGTATTTCTCCTCCCcgcgggtcttgcatatgaactgcaaacagacaaaggaggagataagacgcacagtctgggagcttatgttgaaagttggaataacgttgctcgcgtctatcgaccagcagcattctaaccgaaacactaagttttacgctagcagtttgaaaaacagatcaaaaagtgaaagtaaaaagttttatgAAAAGAAGCATTTTCAACTCCAaaagggcaggaaaaacccagtttttcaactagcctaaaaatcaaatttttacgtcgattttacgccctaaacctatgatcctgactatcaaactgattcctaacttatatagagcaaaagtacactaccctatcagGCATCAAACGATATATGCAAAATCTTCACAAAcatctacccaagaacacaaaaagtttaagaactcaaaagcagtatgcatggcatctcaaagagtTTAAAAGACGAAGAAATTTACCTGGCTGAAGGTTGGAGATTCTGAAACGGGACGACTTTGGGCTTGCAAACAAAGAACCCTTAAGCAAAATGACGGGAGACCTTCAAAGTTCTGAGCTTTGGGATGGAGTTCTTGAGAATTCTTGGCAGGAAATGGCGAGTAAAAGGTTAATAGGTGAATGAGAGGGTTACTTATAGAAACCGAGGTGTGACAAAAAGGAGTAATCATGAATTCCCTTTTTCGAAggatgggggagtgtaacagccgtcagagtggtttcttgaaaactgaaaaggcttgattagatgTGATTAAGTCACGGTTTTAAAAAACGCACTAGGGCTCTGATAGATTTCGTGGGGGATATGAAAGGTTGTTTtcttaagtttacttattgctggtcgcaataaataaacttgggggaaaatgttatccaaagagCAGGCGTGGATGTtgtggcaaacatttttaacatgtggttgacacctggcagaggtcctgttcgaccatcgaccagggagattcccctggcataacatttggattttatatacgaccagcttggtcatatactccgtatattttgagaagatcttatgcaattgtaatcatatccgagattatctcccataattcctgagtatccgattatttaggaaagaatatctgtaacaaatttatgtaatcctccttgagcctataaatagagaagaaatagctcatggaatggacttttggctaattctgagtttatgctttacaagagaattatagctattatctttcgattgtattattcatccctctaaggcttgtgaaacttggagaaccctagttctttgatcactcctttgagaatcaatatcaataatagcttaagtggacgtaggtcattaccaattcgtggggccgaaccactataatttgttgtgtcgtttactattctttccattagatctatttcagtacattctatcacatcaagcatttgactccgtgtcagttgatcAAAACAAGAgtcaacaataattataatattttataacatgtaaatttatattaatataattattaaatatcaagttttgtattaaatattattataataatattttaaaatatttgaatttatattaatataattactaaatatttcttctagcaaatttttttaaaaaataggattatatactaaatgttatatattattataataataatattttataacatttgaatttatatttatataattattaaaaatttgattttgtattagatattattataataatgatattttacatTTGAATTTGTATTAATATACTTAATAACTATTTAGTCTAGTAtaactataataataatattttaatttatattgatataattaataaatatttattgtaagttttaaaaaaatatttcattaaatatttagaatatttcattaaagttaaaAAAACAAAATGCTAAAGCGAAGAAATTTTATAAtcttacacattttttatatagaagaagagatgaattatttaaaatagaTACATATAATGAtagaatattatatttgaaacTAATGCATACTTGAAGGTGAGTCATGATATTGGTTAggagtttttattaaaaaatatttatttaaaataaaataaaatcttgATATCTTACAAATAGAAGATTTGATGAGTTCTTTATTTATATACAAGTTGAATAGaataagaaagaaaaggaaaaattcACTGCTTGTGagaaaattaacataaaaacaATGATGATTAACAAGGCAATCACAACACACGTTGCGTAATCAAATACAAGTGAGAAAAATTCATAATTATCTTCTCAACTTCACTAGTAATTTAAAGGTGGAATACTCTGTTCATGTCTGAAAAAGTTATCAGGGTCAACTTCGCTCTTTACTTGCACCAATCTCTTAAAGTTATCCTTTTTGAAATACTTTACACCCCAATGATCACTACTTGCCCAAGTTAATAAGTtggtgttcttcttcttattaatCCCCAAATCAAGATCTCTGTAATTGACATAAGCTTGTCTTGGAGAGTTGGAAACATAAGGAGTCATGTACTCATACAACTCCCTAATCCAATCAATGTGCTTTTCTGGATCTTTTTCTCCATCTCCCCAGCTAATTACATACTGACTCATGAAAAGGACCCCCTTTCTATGAGGATATGGAATTTTCGATTCCGAAATCTTACTCATCATTCCTCCAAACGGAGTCCAAACCATAGTTTGATTCCCTTCTTTCAACATCCTTGTCCACAGTCCCTCGAGGGCTTTTACAGGTATGGGAACTGTTACAAAGTCTGATTTGGCTTTGAAGTGTGTTCTTGGTGTAGTTTTCACCTCGAGAAGGCTCTCGACCGGCTTTCCTTCTGCGTATTCGTAAGAAACTGATTCAACCCAGCTCATTTCCATGCAATTCTCTCGCTCCAAACCCAATTCAGGGAAACCTTTTTCAAGAACTTTAAGGAGTCTATCACAGTCCCCAAGAAATAGTGCATTGTAACTAATCCTGAGTGTTCTCTGATTAGTACTGTTGCCTGAATTAGTTACCTTAAAAATAACGTTCATGAAGAGATCTTCATCAAGCTTATCCATAACTTGCTGCCACCTATAGACGAGCTTCGTGGCGCCTTGTTCCAATGTCTTTCCAATCTTAAAATGTGTCACTGTTTCAGGCACCGGTACAAGCCTAATCTTCCACCATAGAATGATTCCAAAGCTtcctccaccaccaccactaaTTGCCCAGAACAAGTCTTCTCCCATTTTTTCTCTATCAAGAATTTGACCGTTACCATCCACGATTCTAGCGTCAATAACATTATCTGCTGCCAGGCCATATTTTCTCATCATAGCACCATAAGCTCCACCAGTTATGTGCCCGCCGATTCCCACACTCGGACAAATCCCGGCCGGGAAGCCATGGACTTTGCTTTTCTGAGAAATTCTGTAGTAAAGTTCTCCAATGGTGGCGCCAGCTTGAACCCATGCAGAGCTATCTTCAACATCAACATCGACGAGTCGAAGGTTGATCAGATCTATGACAATGAATGGAGTTTCGATCTGGGAGACGAAGGAAACTCCTTCATAGTCGTGGCCTCCACTACGAACTCTAAGATGAAGGCCTAGCTGTTTTGAGCAAATCACAGCTGCTTGGACATGGGAATCATGGATGGGAGTAAAAATGAACAGGGGTTTCGGAACTGAGGGCTCTAAGAACCTGAGATTACTAACTGTAGATCCGAGAACAGAAGTGAATGAAGAACTGTTTGGTGTGAAAAGGGTTGTGACGACTGGAACTGAAAGCTGAGAATTGATTGAGACACATAGTATAAAGCTTTCAGATGTTGAATTTGCTGATGAAGTTGCccatgaaggaagaaaaaataGTAGTACCACTATGGACGATAATTTTGAAAGCATATTTACATATATTTCTATGTAGAGTTCGACTTGGCACTCCTTTATATTTAGCTCTAGTTCGATTTCTACATAGGCAAGGCTCACGCATTATGTCTGTCCAAAGTATTATGTCTTATTTCTATCGCACCAAATAAAACGTGACCTGTAATTATatggattatatatatatatgaccccGATTATGTCCCGCCCGGTACGGAAGCGGGATGGGTATCGTTTCATCATCGTGGCCGTTCATATATCCATGGGTTTTAAATAATAGATTGAACGGGTGAGGATTTGTCTTGGAAGAGCAATCCAAACTGATACTCATATGACAATCACCAGGCTAAAAGTAGGGGTAGCCTAAATGaccattgctttttttttttttatattacccAGGCTTAAATCATCCAGCCGGGTTTTCCTCAGAAAAATACTATTTTCTCAAACACACACTAACCAGTTATACACATCAAGCATTTCGACTGTTGTTCTTCGCCGACTTCAGTTCTTCTCCTTCTCctagttagtttttttttcttcagttcaGTATCTTTTTGGCCTGTGATTCTTAGTGTTGGGTAAGTGAAATTCAAGGTTTGGATACTGAGGATGGAAAAAGGAAGGCCCTTTAAGTTTACGGCAAGTTGTGTTTTTCTTCATTAGTTTAGGTTCTTATGGATGAagtgaatttttaaaatttctgtTTTTGTTGTGTGGTTTAGAAGTAAATAGGTTGGTCTTAAACATCATATCCACTTTTTTTGGTGGTTGGATAAGCAATATTGATTTACCGAGGTAAgtactgatttttttttatctatttttaagGGTAAGGAATACTCTCTTTCTCTTCAGTCACAAGCAGATCACCACTTAAAAAGCAAGGAATACTCTCTCTTCTCTCATCTTAGTCCCTGGGTTTTGGGGTTTGCTCTTTTACCTTTCTTGGGATTTTGTTTTCTTGGGACAAGGAGGTGTTCAGTGATGATGTTGAATTGATGTAATGGGGTGCAACTTGGTTTGGGTGGTCGTGTTCCAGTTACTTCCTTTCGGTATTAAtctatcatttttttttgtgtgtactTTTTTATTGTTTATAAGATGTAGAAGGCATTCTTTGGGAGTCTCTGTTTATTGTTTTGTTTTGACagctgtttttcttttttctttttgtcaaGCTCTATTATGGGGACAAGTTTTCGGTGTATAAAGGAAAAGAGAgagttttatttgagaaaatataTCACCATTAAAGAGAGAATTGCAGTTCCATTCTAATTATGTAACAACGAATATAATATTTGCTTTAGTTAGaaagtttttatattttatttaaaatataattaaataattggatGTAGTGTAATTGGCTATTGTGGAATAATGGTGTTCCCACGAAGAAAACAAACAAACAgatgataattttttttgttggCTGCATGTTGTCTTGAAGTTGTTGCATTTCTTCTCTAGAGTCTTCTCTTCTTTGCGCCTCAACTGGATTTTCCAAAAGCAAATGGGGCTTAAAATAGACTCAAAGAAAAACAGGAACAATGGCCTAAGATCATATCTATTTTAAAACTGAAATGGAGGGAAAAAAACAGAACTAATCCAAACGAAACTAAAGAGAACACACAACCAAACTAAATGTTTAAGCATCAATTTGATAACAAATCCGATATCCCTAACCAAAAATCATATCTATTTTGAATATAAAATAGAGGAAAAAAAACCACCTCCTGTGGGTCTAGGCGTATGGCCAACAAACCGAAGCAGCAGTGAGAGTGAGTAGCAAAGAGAAGCAGATACGTGAGAGAGAATTAAGCAGCAAAGGGAAGAGCCTGAGAGAGCGATGTGTTCTTCGTCCTTCAAGAGAGAGAGGAGAGCTGGATAGAGAAGAtgcagttgtaatgccccgaattctccgatgaggtttagtggcggtttagtaggccgggagggccgtaattgtttaattacgccattaaataaatttatgcatgtttatgtgaattatattataatatgatgatatatgcatgcatgtgggtccacatttgatatatgatgctgttttgataatttggcccattgagggtaaatttgtgtattgggtgcatgatgtgatttgtgaatgagattccattattatggagatatattcgagctattcggcatgagacggtcatttttagtggattagcagttttttcataacggggtcaattttggggtaatagaaatatttatttgatgataaattaggaatatttgagatcagggtgaaattctggaagttttgactataatgtccccgggggtattttcgagaccccgagcattaggttttatttgaggttacttaagcttgaagtagctgtcagatagaacgtacgataagaaaacctctcgttctccttcgttagttcatttttgtcacccgaagcatatttgaagaaatcttgagttctaggagtcagaatcgagcgaggatcgaggcctAGCGaacctaggaaagattagaagcttcttgaccgaaggatttgacagaaaacaacttAATCGAaagtaatctaagtttaaagttttgagtttttaaagtttctaagctttgaattggactttgtgaattgttgagttttcgattcgtttgaaccttgggttttgagggctttgatgcattgggaagcttgggaactttgtgtttgatgattggggaatgtttaggtatgattttggaggctttggagtgttaaaaacgtgttttggaatggcccagagttgagggtcgcggccctgttcttggggtatCGCGtccctgccttgaagaagcaaGTGGGGTTTTTGTGcctgttgggcgccgcggcccttgatggagggtgccgcggcccttgcctcagggaactctgggggccgcggcccaaggtgctagggccgcagcccttgcccagttttcgccccgtttgctcgttttgaccccgggaacctagttttaggccttgggagtgtccttactacttggattagtttggattgatctcttggagactagatattggtttgagaacccttgattatcatgttattgatggtatcctataatgttttatgattaggtaaccgctaaaggactaaaagctaaaccgttctcaagggtcgttcttttgtacattctagctcgaatcagaggcaagaaaaatgcaccccagatgtgacatgcatggttattcatgaggcatgttggttgtataaatgtggacatgaattgattgtggaatgcttagcaaatgtttctcacttatgcatggtactgactcattagtcagatttggcaaaggtgctagtatcaactgtgaagttgtgacttattagacaggttcggcagtggtactaggcactggtcacgttgtgctgactcattagtcaggacggccttagcgtgttcaacgca
It encodes the following:
- the LOC133801357 gene encoding monolignol oxidoreductase AtBBE-like 15, with the translated sequence MLSKLSSIVVLLFFLPSWATSSANSTSESFILCVSINSQLSVPVVTTLFTPNSSSFTSVLGSTVSNLRFLEPSVPKPLFIFTPIHDSHVQAAVICSKQLGLHLRVRSGGHDYEGVSFVSQIETPFIVIDLINLRLVDVDVEDSSAWVQAGATIGELYYRISQKSKVHGFPAGICPSVGIGGHITGGAYGAMMRKYGLAADNVIDARIVDGNGQILDREKMGEDLFWAISGGGGGSFGIILWWKIRLVPVPETVTHFKIGKTLEQGATKLVYRWQQVMDKLDEDLFMNVIFKVTNSGNSTNQRTLRISYNALFLGDCDRLLKVLEKGFPELGLERENCMEMSWVESVSYEYAEGKPVESLLEVKTTPRTHFKAKSDFVTVPIPVKALEGLWTRMLKEGNQTMVWTPFGGMMSKISESKIPYPHRKGVLFMSQYVISWGDGEKDPEKHIDWIRELYEYMTPYVSNSPRQAYVNYRDLDLGINKKKNTNLLTWASSDHWGVKYFKKDNFKRLVQVKSEVDPDNFFRHEQSIPPLNY